The DNA window TCGATGCTGCAATCGTATCGAGTCCTACAGGACCTCCACGAAAACTCGTGATCATAGCCCTAAGCATTTTGTGGTCAATCAAGTCTAGACCCATTGGATCTATCTGCAGCATTTGTAGCGCTTCACTGGCGATTTCCGGGGTTATAAGACCATCCCCCCTGACCTGTGCATAATCCCTTACTCGTTTTAACAAACGGTTTGCAATCCGTGGAGTCCCCCTAGAACGAAGAGCAACTTCATCTGCTGCATCACCGACAATTTCAATTCCAAAAATATCAGCACCACGGCTCACGATATAACTTAGCTCGTCCACCGTGTACAATTCCAAACGACTAACTACCCCAAATCGATCTCGCAGCGGCGCTGACAAGAGCCCTGCTCGAGTTGTTGCTCCAATCAAAGTAAAGGGTGGTAAATCAAGACGAACGGAACGTGCGCTGGGTCCTTTACCAATCATTATATCCAACGCATAATCTTCCATTGCCGGATAGAGAACCTCCTCTACCGATCGATTGAGACGGTGAATCTCATCAATAAAGAGGACATCTCCCTCTTGCAAATTCGTCAGTAACGCCGCTAAATCACCAGGTCGCTCAATTGCCGGCCCAGAGGTCGTCCGTAAGTTCACACCTAATTCATTAGCGATGATATTCGCTAGTGTAGTCTTACCCAGTCCTGGAGGACCATAAAGTAAAACATGATCGAGTGCTTCCTTACGTAGTTTAGCCGCTTCAATATATATTTGTAAGTTTTCCTTGACCTGATTTTGTCCGATGTATTCCGCCAAATAGCGGGGACGAAGGCTAAGTTCAACTGCCTGATCTTCCATCATCAAGTTAGTAGAAATAATACGGTCGTCTTCCATCATAGCTTCCTCGCTCCCCTTTCTTTCTTCCTATCATTAACCCGCATATAGAAGCTTAAGAGCTTTCTTCATGACGGAGTCAACCGCCTCATCTGGTCTTACGTTATCCTTCATAAGCTGCCATACACGATCCAATTCAGCATCCGTATAACCGAGTGCCTTCAACCCTTCTCTGGCTTCAGGCCATCCAAGATTACCTTCTTGCATCAACTCTATCTCATCTGGGATTGGGTCAAACAAAGTTGCCTCTCCCATCCCATCCAACTTATCTTTCAAATCTAGTATCATCCGTTGTGCCGTCTTCCTACCGATACCGGGCAGCTTAATCAAAAAGTTAATATTCTCCTGATGTATAGCTGTTACCACACCACTCGGACTACCTCCGCTCAGAATACCAAGCGCCACGCGTGGACCAATACCTGATACTTCAATTAACTTGCGAAATAATTTTTGCTCTTCTCTAGTCGCAAATCCAAATAGTAAGATAGCATCCTCACGAACATGATGATGAATATATACCGTAACTGGCTCATCATTCTTAGCTGCAAAGTAATAAGGATTGGGACAAAACACTCGATATCCTACACCGTGAACATCCAATACAACATATTCATTTTCTAATTGGGCAACCTGGCCTCGCAAAAAATCGATCATGATCGAAGTACCTCATTTATCTTAGAATTTAACGTATAAGAATGAGCATGACAAATCGCAACAGCAAGTGCATCCGCTACATCATCTGGCTTGGGAACCGCCTGCAGCTTAAGAAACATTCGGGTCATTTCTTGCACCTGCTTCTTCTCTGCCTTACCATAGCCAACCACGGCCTGTTTGACCTGCATTGGTGTGTATTCTGATATAGGTAACCCCTTTTGGACCGCAGCCAGTACAAGCACCCCTCTAGCCTGCGATACTGGCATTGCTGTAGTTACATTTCGATTAAAGAAAAGTTTCTCTAGCGCCACCGCATCCGGTTGATATTTATCGATGAGCTGAACCATTCCTTCATAGACATGAAGCAATCTCTCTTCTTCAGGGGTGTGAGCTTTCGTTTGTATACAACCATACTGCACAGGTGTGCACTTGCTACCTTGTTTATCAATAAATCCAAAACCGACAATAGCGATGCCGGGATCTATGCCTAATATTCGCAAATTTAATCTCTCCCCAATGTCACAACTAAGCGAACATATGTATTCAATTTATTATAGCAAAGATGAAGCGATTAGAGGGAAAAGTTTAGATACAACAAGTCGTAATAGACACAAGTCGACTTGGCTGGTAAAAAACAAAAAGAGGCGTAAGTAGCTACGCCCCTTGTGTTTTATACGCAAAATCATCAATTTTGTTGCATCACTTTTTCCGATTGCTCCAATGCGAAATCACTAAAGGTGGATAATACACTGTTATATTCATCGACGTCTTGGATTCGTATTCCCTCCTGAAGCTGTCTAAGAACATCTTCTGGAAGCACACTTTCCATCGTTTCCACATCAAGCTGAAAAAATGTCTTAAGCACCTTTTCTTTCTTAGGAGGTCCCTCAAATAGAGTTAAGTTTCCATTCTCATCGATACCCATGTATCCATCTTTACTACAAGTATCAGACAATCCGTTAATTCTTTCATCCAACCATACATCTCCACCAGCTCCCAGACGTCCTTCCCAATCTGGATGTTCCTTTATAATCAAGGCTATTTCCTTTGGCTTCATCTTGCCAAGAACTTCACTCTCTTCACCACAAGTATAAATTTTGTTCAGATGTACAATTCGAGCTTGATCTGTTTTCAGCAGGCTTTCTAACCACTCTTGAGGAGGCTCTGAAGAAGTTGTAGCTTCCATAAGCTTGCCCAGGGTTTCCTGTGCAATCGGTTCTTTAGCCATTAAATCCTCCATTTGCTGCGATAACAGCAAACCAAGCCAAGCCATTAAAGCGACCAAACCACATGCACTGATGGTCCAAATAGCACGTCTCCACTTTTTCCATCTTCTTCTGAGTTGTCTCTTAATACGGAAGATTCTCACGATAATCCCCTTCTATCGGACTTTTATTGTATATTGTGACCTTGGAGTTCTTGAAATATACAATATTCTCAATTAGGAAGCGGATTATTGTAGAACTTTTACATTCATGTGTCCACTGGCATCTTAGCTCGTTAGATAATGCAAAAAAGGCACCACTAAGATTATTCCTTAGCGGTGCCTTTCTTTCGATAACCATATCGGGACGACACGATTTGAACATGCGACCCCCTGGTCCCAAACCAGGTGCTCTACCAAGCTGAGCTACGTCCCGTTATTACAAAATACAAAAAATGACCCAACACAAAGATAATATCACGACTATCATCTTATTACAAGAAAAAAAATAGGGACAGGGGAACAGGTTGCTTGTCCCTATCCTGTTCCTTTCCCTTTTCAAGCTAATTACCCCAAACCCATCAGTTTCTCATATATGCAGCATTCTCATTTTTCAGAGACTTGACTTTCTCAGTCAAAATGCTTTTTTTTCATTTTCGTTTTAATATAAACAGAATTACTTGTGACATATTTCACATCAACCGGCATGACAAAAATCAAATATACGTTTTTGTGATAATTTCTAAATTTTAATTAAGAGCTTTGGCTCGTCGATCGAATACTTAAATTACTATTTACAACAACTATAAATCGCTCTGTTATACATATTAATTAATTCATCTACCCTCATGGACTGCTTAAGTACCTTAGGATGCTGCAATCCCCCATGTTTTCTTTGCATTTTATACAGTTCTATTCTTTCGCACTCTATTCTCCTCTGAATAACTTCCACTTCTCTCATTAACATACCTCCTCATGTAATATATTAGAGGAGAATGTCAAAATATAGGTTTTACTCCAGAATGCAGTGGACAAAGAATAACGAGTATTATATTAATATTAAAGATCAATAAAAGAATGTTTCGGAATATCCGAGAACGCTCTATAATTTTCATACTTTATATTCTCTTTGCTCCTCACAAAATAGACTTTTATATTTTTTTTGGACTTCAGGAGATACAGCAAATCGATATTGCTCAAACAAACAAACAAATCTGATAACGCAAGTCCGGCTATTTATTTTTAAAGAGGAATCTAATCCTTTTAACATATATTCTATACCAATTTCATATCTCTCATTACTCATATAATAAGTAGAGAGTTCTGCCATAAAATAAGCAAACCGATCTTCTACAACCCGCTGATGTTGATTTGTTGTTACTTTTCCTTTTTGATCTATATATTCAGAAATTATCTGTTTAAAACGTAAGAGTATCTCATCTATATTAGAATGATACCGATTAGCAACTTGAAGGATCATAAATAAAGCCAGGAGCATTTCATTCTCATAACTTTCAATATAATTCACGTATTCTGGGATAACTTCGATTTCTCCCTTCATAAGTCTAAAGAGATAGGAATTGGCTTTTGCCCACATTTTACATTCATTCATTCGTCGATGAGCTTCTTCTGTATCTTCCTGTACCCAGCTCAAATCTGAGTATAGAGATATGTAATATAATCCTTGATCATATTCCCCTCGATTAGCACAAGCACTTGAACATAGTACATGCGCATATAAGATATATGCAAATAGTGGCATGGATGGTTCTTTATGAATTTGCACTTTTCTAGGTTGCTCGTATCTATATTTATACTGAATTGTTGCTATACGACCCATATCTTTAGCCAATTTTTCCATCTTATCGCTTTGATTCAGTAAAAGGTATGTATTCGCTAGATCTTTCAGAGCATCAAGTTGATCCATTTCATCAAGTTTATCAACAAAGCCTTCAAACTGCACTGCGGCTCGTATGTTCAATTCATGATCATCACATAATGTAATTTTAAATAAACGATACTGACATAGGGCCAGTCGCTCCGAATGCTGATACTTTTCGTTTGCAGCCACATTCTCATAAAGCAGCCGAGCCGCCTCGTTATTACCTTCCTTAAACATTTTTTCAGCAGTATCAAATAACGCCGAAACATAAGATTGACTATCCACTAAACATAATACACGTTCAATACAATCAAGTCTGCCCAAATCGGCACATCGAAATAATAATGGTTGTAAACGTCTCCAGTTGATTGTCGAATGATTAACGCAATCGTCGATGTATAGGTCATAGAAGCTACCTTCTAGAAGCCCCATGCTTTCTGTAATACGATCTAATTGCAACATAGAAATTACTCGACTAGCATTGATAATACTACTAAGTGTTCCTGAATTAACTCCTGATGCTTCTGCAAATTGGTTAATTGTTATACATTTTCTCTTAAGATAGTCCTTCAACTCTGCTCGAATCGTGGTCTGATTCATATTTTTATACTTCCTCCGATCTTCTACTATTCCAAAGATAAATTTGATACTTACTATTTCAGGAATCAATAGATTCTCTACAAAAGGATGCTTCAGAGGAAAATAACAATCTTATAGTAAGAGTAACTCTCTTTCTTAGAGTTAATGCATATAATTGTTCACAAAAAAAGGACGTTCCGGAAGTACTCCGCAGACACGCCCTAGCTAATGCAAGTACTGCTAGTTTTTACAGTGCGCCTCCACCATGATTTAGAGCTTGGACAACTACTGGTAAACTAACGATAAGTAAAACACTAAACGTAACCAACAATGTAGCCATTTTTCTTCTCATTTCTCTTCTGCACCTCACTTATTAAAATTTGATATTTTCGTTGTTGCTCTAAGGATGCACTATGTCTGAATTGTTCAAACAGACCAACACATCTAATAATACAAGCTTCACTATTTATTGTAGCAGAAGATTCCAAACTTCCCAATATATATTTTATTCCAACGTCATATTCGCCCTTATTCAAGTAATAATATGATAATTCTGCCGTAAAATGGGTATATCGATCTTCAATAAGTTGTGAATTATAGGTTCCTACTTTCCCTTGTTCATCCCTATATTCAATAATTTCTTGTTCAAAGCGTGTTAGAATATCGTCAACATTAAATTGATAATAATTAGCTGCCTGAAGTATTTTAAATAGTGCCGGTAGAATTTCATCTTTTCGTTGACTTATATATGAAACATACTCGGGTAATACCTTAACGTCTCCCTTCATAAGCCTATATAGATAGGTATTAGCTTCCGCCCAACCTTTAAATCTAGACTTAAGTTGCATCGCTTCTTGTGACTCCTCCTTCACCCAACTAAATTCTGAATATAAGGAAACATATTGTAGAGCCTTATCATATTCTTTACGCTCACCATAAGCTGCAGAACATAACACATGAGAGTAAGAAATATAAGCGAAAACAGGTATAGAGGGCTCTTTCAACGATTCTTTTCTTTTTGGTTGTTCATATCTGATTTTGTATTGAATCTTAGCTTTACTTTCCATTTCTTTTGCCAATATTTCAACCTTATCCCATCGACGTAAAGCATAATAGATATTTGCCAAATCTTTCAGCGCATCAAGTTGATCTACTTCATCAAGACGGCCAACATAGCCTTCAAACTGCACGGCTGCTCGTAAATTTGCATCCTGATCATCACATAGAGCAATATTAAACAAACGATATTGACATAGTGCCAGCCTCTCCGAGTGCTGATATTTTTCCCCTTCAGCCACGCTCTCATAAAGTAGTCCTGCTGCCGCACGTTTCCCTAACTTAAAAAGTTCTTCTGCCGTATCAAATAATACCGGTGAGTAAGATAGGTTTTCCATCAACATATCTAACACACGCTTAATGCAATCTAACTTGTCCAACTCAGCACAGCGATATATTAACGGTCTAAGACGACGCCAATTTAGTGTATTTTGATTGAAACACTCTTCTACGTATAGATCGAAAAAGCTCCCCTCCGCAAGACCCATGGCTTCTGTGATTCGGTCTAGTTGAAGCATTGAAATAGGTCGATTTCCGCTGATAATACTACTAATCGTTCCTGAATTCACCCCTGATGTATCTGCAAACTGGTTAATCGTTGAGCCATTCCTCCTTAGATAGTCTTCCAACTCTGCGCGAATGGTCGTCTGCATCATTTCTAAGCCACCTTCCACTGTTCTTTTTTCAAACAGTAAATTTCCTTTTCAATAATAATATGGTCAAATATCCCAGAGATCAATTACTTTATGTACTATGAAAAAATATCTCTTCTTTTAGAATAATACTAAGCAAGCGATACTTACGGGTAATTGTTATTACTAGCATAAAAATAATTATAAACAAGTTAATTTTTCTTAATTTTCTTCTCTTTTCGTCTTCGCATTATTTCTAGATACGTTTGTTGTGCCTCCAGGGTTGCGGTATTTCGAAATCGCTCAAACAGACTAACACATTTAATAATACACTCATCACTGTTGATTAAAGTTGAAAATTCCAAGCTTTCCAGTATACACTTTATTCCTCTATCATATTCTCCCTTGTTCAAATAGTAGTCAGCTAGTTCTGCCATAAAATGAATATATCGATCTTCAGTAACCTGTGAGTTGTAAGATCCTGTGTTCCCATGCTGAGCTCTAAACGTAAAAATTTCTTTTTCAAAACGTGAGAGGATTTCATCTACATTAATTTGATAGGTATTGGCTGCTTGAAGAATCTTAACTAAAGCCGGGAGAATTTCATCTTTTCGTTGACTTATATAAGCAACATACTCGGGTAATACCTTAACATCTCCCTTTAAAAGTCTATAAAGATAGGTATTAGCCTTTGCCCATTCTTTAAATTTACTTACCATTCGCTGCGCTTCCTGTGACTCCTCCTTGATCCAACTAAAGTCTGAATAAAAGGAAACGTGATATAATGCTATATCGTATTCTTTACGCTCATCGTAAACAGCCGAACATAATACATGCGAGTATGCGATATAAGCAAATAAAGGCATCATGGGTTCTTTGAGTAATCTTATTTTTTTCATATGCTCAAATCTTTGTTTATACTGAATAGTTGCTTTTTGGCCCATTTCCACAGCGAATTTCTCCATTTTATCCCATCGGTGTAAAGAACCATATGTATTTGCTAAATCCTTGAGTGCATCAAGCTGATCTATCTCATCAAGTCGATCTATGTAACCTTCGAATTGTACTGCAGCTCGTAAATTTGCATCTTGGTCTTTGCCCAGTGCAATAATAAACAATCGATACTGACAGAGAGCGAGCCGTTCCGAATGCTGGTATTTTTCACCGTCAGCTACACTTTTATATAACAATGCCGCAGCCTCACGTTTATCTTGCTTAAATAATGCTTCTGCTATATCAAATAATGCAGGAGCATACGATAGATCATCCATCATCATACCTAATACTCGCAGAATACAATCTAACTTATCTAGCTCTGCGCAACGATATAAGAGTGGCCGTATACGCCGCCAATTAATCGTAGAATGGTCAAAACATTCATTCACATAAATATCATAGAAGAAGCCTTCCGTAAGCCCCATCGCTTCAGTAATTCGATCTAATTGCAACATGGAGATAGGTCGATTGCCTTTGATAACACTACTGATCGTGCCCGAATTCACCCCTGATGACTCTGCAAATTGGGTAA is part of the Paenibacillus segetis genome and encodes:
- the ruvB gene encoding Holliday junction branch migration DNA helicase RuvB, with the protein product MEDDRIISTNLMMEDQAVELSLRPRYLAEYIGQNQVKENLQIYIEAAKLRKEALDHVLLYGPPGLGKTTLANIIANELGVNLRTTSGPAIERPGDLAALLTNLQEGDVLFIDEIHRLNRSVEEVLYPAMEDYALDIMIGKGPSARSVRLDLPPFTLIGATTRAGLLSAPLRDRFGVVSRLELYTVDELSYIVSRGADIFGIEIVGDAADEVALRSRGTPRIANRLLKRVRDYAQVRGDGLITPEIASEALQMLQIDPMGLDLIDHKMLRAMITSFRGGPVGLDTIAASIGEESQTIEDVYEPYLLQIGYLQRTPRGRVVAPAAYHHLGIPLPEDLR
- the ruvA gene encoding Holliday junction branch migration protein RuvA, translating into MIDFLRGQVAQLENEYVVLDVHGVGYRVFCPNPYYFAAKNDEPVTVYIHHHVREDAILLFGFATREEQKLFRKLIEVSGIGPRVALGILSGGSPSGVVTAIHQENINFLIKLPGIGRKTAQRMILDLKDKLDGMGEATLFDPIPDEIELMQEGNLGWPEAREGLKALGYTDAELDRVWQLMKDNVRPDEAVDSVMKKALKLLYAG
- the ruvC gene encoding crossover junction endodeoxyribonuclease RuvC, coding for MRILGIDPGIAIVGFGFIDKQGSKCTPVQYGCIQTKAHTPEEERLLHVYEGMVQLIDKYQPDAVALEKLFFNRNVTTAMPVSQARGVLVLAAVQKGLPISEYTPMQVKQAVVGYGKAEKKQVQEMTRMFLKLQAVPKPDDVADALAVAICHAHSYTLNSKINEVLRS
- a CDS encoding BofC C-terminal domain-containing protein — encoded protein: MRIFRIKRQLRRRWKKWRRAIWTISACGLVALMAWLGLLLSQQMEDLMAKEPIAQETLGKLMEATTSSEPPQEWLESLLKTDQARIVHLNKIYTCGEESEVLGKMKPKEIALIIKEHPDWEGRLGAGGDVWLDERINGLSDTCSKDGYMGIDENGNLTLFEGPPKKEKVLKTFFQLDVETMESVLPEDVLRQLQEGIRIQDVDEYNSVLSTFSDFALEQSEKVMQQN
- a CDS encoding aspartyl-phosphate phosphatase Spo0E family protein; the protein is MREVEVIQRRIECERIELYKMQRKHGGLQHPKVLKQSMRVDELINMYNRAIYSCCK
- a CDS encoding helix-turn-helix domain-containing protein: MNQTTIRAELKDYLKRKCITINQFAEASGVNSGTLSSIINASRVISMLQLDRITESMGLLEGSFYDLYIDDCVNHSTINWRRLQPLLFRCADLGRLDCIERVLCLVDSQSYVSALFDTAEKMFKEGNNEAARLLYENVAANEKYQHSERLALCQYRLFKITLCDDHELNIRAAVQFEGFVDKLDEMDQLDALKDLANTYLLLNQSDKMEKLAKDMGRIATIQYKYRYEQPRKVQIHKEPSMPLFAYILYAHVLCSSACANRGEYDQGLYYISLYSDLSWVQEDTEEAHRRMNECKMWAKANSYLFRLMKGEIEVIPEYVNYIESYENEMLLALFMILQVANRYHSNIDEILLRFKQIISEYIDQKGKVTTNQHQRVVEDRFAYFMAELSTYYMSNERYEIGIEYMLKGLDSSLKINSRTCVIRFVCLFEQYRFAVSPEVQKKYKSLFCEEQREYKV
- a CDS encoding helix-turn-helix domain-containing protein; translated protein: MMQTTIRAELEDYLRRNGSTINQFADTSGVNSGTISSIISGNRPISMLQLDRITEAMGLAEGSFFDLYVEECFNQNTLNWRRLRPLIYRCAELDKLDCIKRVLDMLMENLSYSPVLFDTAEELFKLGKRAAAGLLYESVAEGEKYQHSERLALCQYRLFNIALCDDQDANLRAAVQFEGYVGRLDEVDQLDALKDLANIYYALRRWDKVEILAKEMESKAKIQYKIRYEQPKRKESLKEPSIPVFAYISYSHVLCSAAYGERKEYDKALQYVSLYSEFSWVKEESQEAMQLKSRFKGWAEANTYLYRLMKGDVKVLPEYVSYISQRKDEILPALFKILQAANYYQFNVDDILTRFEQEIIEYRDEQGKVGTYNSQLIEDRYTHFTAELSYYYLNKGEYDVGIKYILGSLESSATINSEACIIRCVGLFEQFRHSASLEQQRKYQILISEVQKRNEKKNGYIVGYV
- a CDS encoding helix-turn-helix domain-containing protein, whose translation is MQTIRAELEDYLRKNRITITQFAESSGVNSGTISSVIKGNRPISMLQLDRITEAMGLTEGFFYDIYVNECFDHSTINWRRIRPLLYRCAELDKLDCILRVLGMMMDDLSYAPALFDIAEALFKQDKREAAALLYKSVADGEKYQHSERLALCQYRLFIIALGKDQDANLRAAVQFEGYIDRLDEIDQLDALKDLANTYGSLHRWDKMEKFAVEMGQKATIQYKQRFEHMKKIRLLKEPMMPLFAYIAYSHVLCSAVYDERKEYDIALYHVSFYSDFSWIKEESQEAQRMVSKFKEWAKANTYLYRLLKGDVKVLPEYVAYISQRKDEILPALVKILQAANTYQINVDEILSRFEKEIFTFRAQHGNTGSYNSQVTEDRYIHFMAELADYYLNKGEYDRGIKCILESLEFSTLINSDECIIKCVSLFERFRNTATLEAQQTYLEIMRRRKEKKIKKN